The following proteins come from a genomic window of uncultured Fibrobacter sp.:
- a CDS encoding DNA adenine methylase, with protein sequence MLSNLKRNLLVAPVVKWVGGKRQIINELSQYLPKDGYTKYYEPFLGGAAMLFHLQPQNAVVNDVNSDLINMYQVIKDNVEDLIQELETHPNDEKHFYDVRDWDRDKEAYNERTNIQKAARLIFLNKTCYNGLFRVNNAGEFNTPFGHYINPGIVNPPVLRAVSNYFNNNEITFLNGDFSSALRNVTNKSFVYFDPPYDPISDSSSFTGYTKGGFGREQQESLKEICDKLDKKNVKFMLSNSATNFIKDLYKDYTIHTIQAKRSVNSIASRRGLVDEVVVTNYE encoded by the coding sequence ATGCTGTCTAATTTAAAAAGAAACTTACTCGTCGCACCTGTTGTAAAATGGGTTGGTGGGAAAAGACAGATCATCAATGAGCTGAGTCAGTACCTTCCCAAAGACGGCTATACAAAATATTACGAGCCGTTTCTTGGTGGTGCAGCCATGCTTTTTCATTTGCAACCACAAAACGCGGTAGTTAATGATGTAAACTCAGACTTGATCAACATGTATCAAGTTATAAAAGACAATGTAGAAGATTTGATTCAAGAACTAGAAACGCACCCTAACGATGAAAAGCATTTTTATGATGTTAGAGATTGGGACAGAGATAAAGAAGCCTACAACGAACGAACAAACATACAAAAAGCCGCTCGTCTTATTTTCTTAAACAAGACTTGCTATAACGGTTTGTTCCGGGTTAATAATGCTGGTGAATTCAACACTCCTTTTGGACATTACATAAATCCCGGAATCGTAAACCCACCAGTTCTAAGAGCTGTTAGCAATTATTTTAACAATAATGAAATAACTTTTCTTAATGGGGATTTTTCTTCCGCATTAAGAAATGTGACAAATAAATCTTTCGTCTATTTTGATCCTCCATACGATCCCATTTCAGATTCCTCAAGTTTTACTGGATATACAAAAGGAGGTTTTGGGCGAGAACAACAGGAATCGCTAAAGGAAATTTGCGATAAGCTTGACAAAAAAAATGTAAAATTTATGTTGTCAAATTCAGCAACAAACTTCATTAAAGACCTGTATAAAGATTACACCATTCACACAATTCAAGCAAAAAGATCTGTTAATTCTATAGCCTCTCGTCGAGGACTAGTTGACGAAGTCGTCGTAACCAATTATGAGTGA
- a CDS encoding O-acetylhomoserine aminocarboxypropyltransferase/cysteine synthase family protein, with translation MTTQNKLHFETLQVHVGQEHADPTSDARAVPIYQTTSYVFHNSQDAADRFALKAGGNVYGRINNSTQGVLEERIAALEGGVAALAVASGAAAITYAVTALARSGDHVVVQRTVYGGTFNLLQHTLRDFGIESTFVDTHDLKSVEAAVKSNTKLIFIETLGNPHSDIPDIDAIAEIAHKNKIPLVIDNTFGTPYLIRPIEHGADIVVHSATKFIGGHGTTLGGVIVDSGKFDWTKSGKFPQFTEKNPSYGFPFVAAGPAAYAIYVRTILLRDEGAAISPFNAFLLLQGVETLSLRLDRHVENTKKVIEFLTKHPKVTRVSHPSLPNHPDHELYKKYFPNGGGSIFTFDIKGGQEEAFKFIDSLKIFSLLANVADVKSLVIHPYTTTHAELSPEELAAAEITPATIRVSIGTEHYEDIIADLENGFAAI, from the coding sequence ATGACGACACAGAACAAGCTCCATTTTGAAACTCTTCAGGTTCACGTTGGCCAGGAACACGCAGACCCCACTAGCGACGCCCGCGCAGTACCTATTTACCAGACCACCTCTTACGTTTTCCACAACTCTCAGGACGCTGCAGATCGTTTTGCCCTGAAGGCCGGTGGTAACGTCTATGGCCGTATCAACAACTCCACTCAGGGTGTTCTCGAAGAACGTATCGCAGCCCTCGAAGGTGGCGTTGCCGCTCTCGCTGTTGCTTCCGGTGCCGCTGCTATCACCTACGCTGTTACCGCTCTTGCTCGCAGCGGAGACCACGTGGTTGTTCAGCGCACTGTTTACGGCGGTACTTTCAACCTGTTGCAGCACACGCTCCGCGACTTCGGTATCGAATCTACTTTCGTTGACACTCACGACCTCAAGAGCGTCGAAGCCGCTGTCAAGAGCAACACGAAGCTCATCTTTATCGAAACTCTCGGCAACCCGCATTCCGACATTCCGGATATCGACGCCATCGCTGAAATTGCCCACAAGAACAAGATTCCTCTGGTGATCGACAACACCTTCGGTACTCCGTATCTGATTCGCCCGATTGAACACGGTGCCGATATCGTGGTGCATTCTGCCACCAAGTTCATCGGTGGTCACGGTACGACTCTCGGCGGCGTGATTGTGGATAGCGGCAAGTTCGACTGGACCAAGAGCGGCAAGTTCCCGCAGTTCACCGAAAAGAACCCGAGCTACGGATTCCCGTTTGTGGCCGCCGGCCCCGCAGCCTACGCTATTTACGTGCGTACGATTTTGCTCCGCGACGAAGGTGCTGCAATTTCTCCGTTCAACGCATTCCTCCTGTTGCAGGGTGTCGAAACGCTTTCTCTCCGCCTGGATCGCCATGTGGAAAACACCAAGAAGGTTATTGAGTTCCTCACCAAGCATCCGAAGGTTACCCGCGTGAGCCATCCGAGCCTCCCGAACCATCCGGACCACGAACTTTACAAGAAGTACTTCCCGAACGGAGGCGGTTCCATTTTCACCTTCGACATCAAGGGCGGCCAGGAAGAAGCCTTCAAGTTTATCGACAGCCTGAAGATCTTTAGCCTGCTTGCAAACGTTGCCGACGTGAAGAGCCTCGTGATTCACCCGTACACCACCACGCACGCCGAACTTTCTCCGGAAGAATTGGCCGCCGCCGAAATTACCCCGGCAACGATCCGCGTGTCTATCGGTACGGAACATTACGAAGACATTATCGCTGACCTCGAAAACGGCTTCGCTGCAATCTAA
- a CDS encoding iron-containing alcohol dehydrogenase — protein MIDFEYYNPAKIVFGEHSEQKLRELLAAYGVKSLQLVYSGDFIKTLGIYDVIKDAVKELGIRFSENGNVVPNPSIDLVRELVKQGKENQVDFVLAVGGGSSIDTAKAVALGIPYDGDVWDFFEKGISPKQVLPIGVIATTASSGSETSNAAILSSGEWKLGFEDDRIIPKFAIMNPKYTVGLPAYQTFVGIADVLSHLLERYFSDEKNSDTTDYLIEGAIRALLVNADKLLKNQKDVNARGEIQWLASVAHGGFLDAGRRADWGSHRIEHELSAQYNITHGEGMAVVTVAWTKYMAEKKPWRLALLASRVFGVDSFNYSETERAYILSEKLAAFFKKLHLATSLAELKIDNKDFDAMAARATRNGKVGHYVPLDAAAIKDILKIAL, from the coding sequence ATGATTGACTTCGAATATTATAATCCCGCAAAGATTGTTTTTGGCGAACACAGCGAACAGAAACTTCGCGAACTCTTGGCTGCATACGGCGTGAAGTCGCTCCAGCTTGTTTACAGCGGAGACTTTATCAAGACGCTCGGCATTTATGACGTGATCAAGGATGCCGTTAAGGAACTCGGGATTCGTTTTTCCGAAAATGGGAATGTGGTACCGAACCCTTCGATTGATCTGGTGCGCGAACTCGTGAAACAGGGCAAGGAAAACCAGGTGGACTTTGTGCTCGCGGTCGGTGGCGGAAGCTCCATTGATACGGCAAAAGCGGTGGCGCTTGGCATTCCCTATGACGGCGATGTGTGGGACTTCTTTGAAAAAGGCATCTCGCCCAAGCAGGTTTTACCTATTGGCGTGATCGCAACGACGGCTTCGAGCGGTTCCGAGACTTCGAACGCAGCGATTCTTTCGAGCGGTGAATGGAAACTCGGCTTTGAAGATGACCGGATTATTCCGAAATTCGCCATCATGAACCCGAAATACACGGTGGGCTTGCCGGCATACCAGACTTTCGTAGGAATCGCGGACGTACTTTCGCACTTGCTGGAACGCTATTTCTCTGACGAGAAAAATTCCGACACGACGGATTACCTGATTGAAGGCGCTATTCGTGCGTTACTCGTGAATGCGGACAAACTCTTGAAAAATCAGAAGGACGTCAATGCCCGTGGCGAAATCCAGTGGCTCGCGAGCGTTGCCCACGGCGGATTCCTGGATGCAGGGCGTCGCGCGGACTGGGGCTCTCACCGAATTGAGCATGAACTTTCGGCGCAGTACAACATCACTCACGGCGAAGGCATGGCCGTTGTCACCGTCGCTTGGACCAAGTACATGGCCGAGAAAAAGCCCTGGAGGCTTGCGCTTTTGGCAAGCAGGGTTTTCGGAGTAGATTCGTTCAACTACAGCGAAACGGAACGCGCTTATATTTTGTCAGAAAAACTGGCAGCATTCTTCAAGAAACTGCACCTCGCAACGAGCCTGGCAGAACTCAAGATTGACAACAAGGACTTTGACGCGATGGCTGCACGCGCAACGCGTAACGGCAAGGTCGGACACTACGTGCCGCTGGATGCCGCAGCAATCAAGGATATCTTGAAAATCGCGTTATAA
- a CDS encoding carboxymuconolactone decarboxylase family protein, translating into MARVHLKQPNELTGEAKAAYEKLEAAGKVTNMKLVMLQDYGIYKAFMGWYDAWESLEKTVGLRAATIFAHSVSTTNGCLLCSLFFISDLKALGLDPNNFETSENEKLLQQLGQQIVKDPTKVPDELFEGLRKFYTDEQIIIIVGFGAQMQATNNFNSVLGVDVDKRLLPLKELFKPATWRENIK; encoded by the coding sequence ATGGCAAGAGTACATTTAAAGCAACCGAATGAATTGACTGGCGAAGCAAAGGCCGCTTACGAAAAGTTGGAAGCTGCCGGTAAGGTGACCAACATGAAGCTGGTGATGCTCCAGGACTACGGTATCTACAAGGCATTCATGGGCTGGTACGACGCTTGGGAAAGCCTCGAAAAGACGGTGGGTCTGCGTGCGGCAACGATTTTTGCACACTCGGTTTCTACGACTAACGGCTGCCTTCTCTGCTCGCTGTTCTTCATTAGCGACCTGAAGGCTCTGGGTCTCGATCCGAACAACTTCGAAACTTCGGAAAACGAAAAACTTTTGCAGCAGCTCGGCCAGCAGATCGTTAAGGATCCGACAAAGGTTCCCGACGAACTTTTCGAAGGTCTTCGCAAGTTCTATACCGACGAACAGATTATCATTATCGTTGGTTTCGGCGCTCAGATGCAGGCGACGAACAACTTCAATTCTGTCTTGGGTGTCGACGTCGACAAGCGTCTGTTGCCTTTGAAGGAATTGTTCAAGCCGGCAACTTGGAGAGAAAATATCAAGTAA
- a CDS encoding ABC transporter substrate-binding protein, protein MKNNYKVYLTALLAFGFALLAGACGNEKAEKQEAPQAEKSQFKFGTLELPILDGSLCGAPFYVAKEKGFFAEEGIDAKLIAADGETRKLGLSKGTYALTNSDFQFFQAIENGVDIKIVDGIHIGCIKVLVKKGSPYKTAADLKGKKIAVDEIGGTPHQAASLWLSLGGVSTKPEDNQVQFLPYADGNLALEALEQGQIDAAAIWDPLASAYEKSGKADVIMDVAKDPVFDGRYCCFIYVSAKILKEEPAKIAALLRAIHKAEAWIAEHPEETVDIIAEGKYSEIEDKPLAVELIKSYVYTSLEQRKTLGRDVKGDLRYFSEQLKKIGYLTQDPDQFVANLYEEVDLNK, encoded by the coding sequence ATGAAGAACAACTACAAAGTTTATTTGACCGCCCTGCTCGCTTTTGGCTTTGCCCTGTTGGCCGGAGCATGCGGTAACGAAAAAGCGGAAAAACAGGAAGCCCCGCAGGCAGAAAAATCCCAGTTCAAGTTCGGTACTTTGGAACTCCCGATTTTGGACGGTTCCTTGTGCGGTGCGCCTTTCTACGTGGCTAAGGAAAAGGGATTCTTTGCCGAAGAAGGAATTGATGCCAAGTTGATCGCTGCCGATGGCGAAACGCGTAAGCTGGGCCTTAGCAAGGGCACTTATGCGCTCACGAATTCTGATTTCCAGTTTTTCCAGGCGATTGAAAACGGCGTCGATATCAAGATTGTCGATGGTATTCACATCGGTTGCATCAAGGTGCTTGTAAAGAAGGGTTCGCCCTACAAGACTGCTGCTGATTTGAAGGGCAAGAAGATTGCTGTCGATGAAATCGGTGGCACGCCGCATCAGGCTGCAAGCCTTTGGCTCTCGCTGGGTGGCGTTTCGACGAAGCCCGAAGATAATCAGGTGCAGTTCTTGCCTTATGCCGACGGTAACCTTGCGCTTGAAGCTTTGGAACAGGGCCAGATTGATGCCGCTGCCATTTGGGATCCGCTCGCTTCTGCTTACGAAAAGTCGGGCAAGGCCGACGTGATTATGGATGTGGCGAAGGACCCGGTGTTTGACGGTCGCTACTGCTGCTTCATTTATGTGTCAGCCAAGATTCTGAAGGAAGAACCGGCAAAGATTGCAGCACTCCTGCGTGCGATTCACAAGGCGGAAGCTTGGATTGCCGAACACCCCGAAGAAACGGTTGACATTATTGCCGAAGGCAAGTATTCCGAAATCGAAGACAAGCCGCTGGCTGTTGAACTGATTAAGAGTTACGTGTACACTTCGCTGGAACAGCGCAAGACTCTTGGCCGCGACGTGAAGGGCGACTTGCGTTACTTTAGCGAACAGCTCAAGAAGATTGGCTACCTCACGCAGGATCCCGACCAGTTTGTCGCGAACCTGTACGAAGAAGTCGATTTGAACAAGTAA
- a CDS encoding ABC transporter permease, whose translation MNIVLTISGFLIAFLVNLLFPQVAENVRIKEYVFGGFRVDDNLAYRLVLLAIIAYYAVYTVVLFVRKASADKVAKFFAGAKFRFAVGLALAAWDILGTKLLFLPQPFFPGPAIIMDAFIGDTKFIWQNTLYSLRLFVAGFSVGVVTGVLTGVLIGWYPKARYWILPVLNICGVIPAVAWMPFALTLFPTSFAAATFLIAICSWFPVATMTADGVQGTPKSLFELSRTFGAGQLYQIFHIAIPHAMPQIFTGIMTAAAFGFTTLVMAEMMGQPGGLGYYINTSKVWSAYYKVFAAIVVMAVLFSAILKVVGVVQRYVLRWQKGVVR comes from the coding sequence ATGAACATTGTTTTGACGATTTCAGGTTTCCTGATTGCCTTCTTGGTAAACTTGCTTTTTCCGCAGGTGGCCGAAAATGTGCGAATCAAGGAATATGTTTTTGGCGGGTTTAGAGTTGACGACAATTTGGCATACCGCTTAGTTTTGCTTGCCATTATTGCCTATTACGCGGTCTATACGGTGGTGCTGTTTGTCCGCAAGGCGAGTGCAGATAAGGTGGCAAAATTTTTCGCGGGCGCGAAGTTCCGTTTCGCGGTTGGCTTGGCTCTTGCGGCATGGGATATTCTCGGAACCAAGTTGCTGTTTTTGCCGCAGCCGTTCTTTCCGGGGCCTGCGATTATTATGGACGCCTTTATTGGCGATACCAAATTCATTTGGCAGAATACGCTTTACTCGTTGCGTCTTTTTGTAGCCGGATTTTCGGTGGGCGTGGTGACGGGTGTGTTGACGGGTGTGCTGATTGGTTGGTATCCGAAGGCTCGTTACTGGATTTTGCCGGTGCTCAACATTTGCGGCGTGATTCCGGCGGTGGCATGGATGCCTTTTGCCTTGACGCTTTTCCCGACTTCGTTTGCGGCGGCGACTTTCTTGATTGCGATTTGCTCCTGGTTCCCGGTGGCGACCATGACGGCCGACGGGGTGCAGGGTACGCCGAAGTCGTTGTTTGAACTTTCGCGCACTTTTGGCGCGGGGCAGCTGTACCAGATTTTCCATATTGCGATTCCCCATGCAATGCCGCAGATTTTTACGGGCATTATGACGGCGGCTGCGTTTGGCTTTACTACGCTCGTGATGGCCGAAATGATGGGGCAGCCGGGCGGTCTTGGCTACTACATTAACACTTCAAAAGTCTGGAGCGCTTATTACAAGGTGTTTGCGGCGATTGTCGTGATGGCTGTGCTGTTCTCGGCGATTTTGAAGGTGGTTGGCGTGGTGCAGCGTTATGTGCTTCGCTGGCAGAAAGGCGTTGTGCGATAG
- a CDS encoding ABC transporter ATP-binding protein — protein MTDILDKEKILKIRDVNRSFIDERTGEPRQILKDINLSVFEGEFISILGASGCGKTTLLRLIAGLDPVQEGKIILDGEPVHGPDSKRGYVFQQGCLFPWLTVEDNIAMGLKIRGVYKQNKGKVHEFIEKIGLGGFEKNFPHQISGGMAQRVAIARALINDPEILLLDEPMGALDSFTRADIQNLLLELRKERNTTMILVTHDIDEALYLSDRIVIMTPRPGRISEVLEIRDSFPRERGSAQFLEKRRNILERFNLARSNTAPEYVI, from the coding sequence ATGACGGATATTTTAGATAAAGAAAAAATCTTGAAGATTCGCGATGTAAACCGCTCCTTTATCGATGAACGCACGGGCGAACCGCGACAGATTTTGAAAGATATCAATCTTTCTGTTTTTGAGGGCGAATTTATTTCGATTCTGGGTGCATCGGGTTGCGGTAAGACGACGCTTTTGCGCTTGATTGCGGGGCTCGATCCTGTTCAAGAAGGCAAGATTATTCTTGATGGCGAACCGGTGCATGGGCCAGATTCCAAGCGCGGTTATGTGTTCCAGCAGGGTTGCCTTTTCCCGTGGCTCACGGTAGAAGACAACATCGCGATGGGCCTTAAGATTCGCGGAGTCTACAAGCAGAATAAAGGCAAGGTTCACGAATTTATAGAAAAAATCGGTCTCGGCGGATTCGAGAAGAATTTTCCGCACCAGATTAGTGGCGGTATGGCGCAGCGCGTGGCGATTGCGCGTGCGTTGATTAACGACCCGGAAATCTTGTTGCTCGATGAACCCATGGGGGCGCTGGATTCGTTTACCCGTGCAGACATCCAGAACTTGCTTTTGGAACTTCGCAAGGAACGCAATACCACCATGATTTTGGTGACCCACGATATTGACGAAGCACTTTATTTGTCTGATCGTATCGTGATTATGACGCCGCGTCCGGGGCGCATTAGCGAGGTGCTTGAAATTCGCGACAGCTTCCCGCGTGAAAGAGGCTCGGCGCAGTTCCTGGAAAAACGCCGCAATATTTTGGAACGCTTTAATCTTGCACGTTCCAATACGGCGCCGGAATACGTCATTTAA
- a CDS encoding aminotransferase class III-fold pyridoxal phosphate-dependent enzyme — translation MSNNVSYVAGENAASYEKARKYNLFSFANAPHKDYKPFFVDHADGIYVYDGAGKEYIDIASELVNVNIGFNNRHIIEAVQKQVERLAYIAPRHAFAEAGELSELLIEKIAPKNFKKVLFTLGGSEANEFAIRFVKAFTGRDKIFSKYESYHGSTYGASSLTGESERASLFPTIPGFIKYPAPHLYGYDIKFASEEEATKHFLSRLEYQIQQECPESVAAVFIESVTGSNGVYLYPKGYLKGVREICDKYGILMVCDEVMSGFLRTGEWFACQADGVEPDLITFAKGVNSAYAPLGGVLISEKIANYYEENAFTAGLTYNAHPLGVAAAIACIEEYFRLDVKGNVKKQEPILKKKLAELKAKHPSVGDVRSVGLFGAIEFSYSKDHKDVIRKNAAGEPFLGNFITKLRNDYGILTMGGGSTIIVAPPLIINEAQLDEIFDRLDKAISEYADGLIK, via the coding sequence ATGTCAAATAACGTTAGTTATGTGGCGGGAGAAAATGCCGCCTCATATGAAAAGGCACGAAAGTATAACCTGTTTTCTTTCGCGAATGCCCCCCATAAAGATTACAAGCCGTTCTTTGTAGACCATGCCGACGGTATCTACGTTTACGATGGTGCAGGCAAGGAATACATCGATATCGCTTCGGAACTGGTGAACGTGAATATCGGCTTTAATAACCGCCACATTATTGAAGCGGTGCAAAAGCAGGTGGAACGTTTGGCTTACATCGCTCCGCGTCATGCCTTTGCCGAAGCGGGCGAACTCAGCGAACTCTTGATCGAAAAGATTGCCCCGAAGAATTTCAAGAAGGTGCTGTTTACGCTGGGTGGCTCCGAAGCGAATGAATTTGCCATCCGTTTTGTGAAGGCGTTTACGGGCCGCGACAAGATTTTCTCGAAGTATGAATCTTATCACGGAAGCACTTACGGTGCGTCGAGCTTGACGGGCGAAAGCGAACGCGCTTCGCTGTTCCCGACGATTCCAGGATTCATCAAGTATCCGGCTCCGCATCTGTACGGCTACGACATTAAATTTGCGAGCGAAGAAGAAGCGACCAAGCATTTCCTTTCTCGCCTGGAATATCAGATTCAGCAGGAATGCCCGGAATCGGTGGCGGCCGTGTTCATTGAATCGGTCACCGGTTCTAATGGCGTTTATCTTTACCCCAAGGGATACCTGAAGGGTGTCCGCGAAATCTGCGACAAGTACGGAATTTTGATGGTGTGCGACGAAGTCATGAGTGGCTTCTTGCGCACGGGTGAATGGTTCGCCTGCCAGGCCGATGGCGTGGAACCGGACTTGATTACTTTTGCCAAGGGTGTGAACAGCGCATACGCTCCGCTCGGCGGCGTGCTCATTAGCGAAAAGATTGCGAATTATTATGAGGAAAACGCCTTTACCGCAGGGCTTACCTATAATGCGCATCCGCTGGGCGTTGCGGCAGCAATTGCCTGTATCGAAGAATATTTTCGCCTGGATGTCAAGGGCAATGTGAAAAAACAGGAACCCATTTTGAAGAAAAAACTTGCGGAACTCAAGGCGAAGCACCCCTCTGTGGGTGATGTCCGTTCTGTGGGCCTTTTCGGAGCCATCGAATTCAGCTACAGCAAAGATCATAAGGACGTGATTCGCAAGAATGCAGCGGGTGAACCTTTCCTTGGAAACTTTATCACGAAACTCCGCAACGATTACGGCATTCTCACGATGGGCGGCGGCTCCACGATTATTGTGGCTCCTCCGCTGATTATCAACGAGGCTCAGCTGGATGAAATCTTTGATCGTCTGGACAAAGCGATTAGCGAATACGCCGACGGTTTAATAAAATAA
- a CDS encoding GTP-binding protein → MKGLLKFITCGSVDDGKSTLIGHILYDSKLLYADQEKALELDSKVGSRSGKIDYSLLLDGLMAEREQGITIDVAYRYFTTDNRSFIVADTPGHEEYTRNMAVGASFADLSVILVDASQGVLVQTRRHARICKLMGIRYFVFAVNKMDLVGYSQERFEEILKQINELASELSLHSVYVIPLSATEGDNVTVKSKNIAWYKGKALLDYLESIDIDDTQTEAGFYLPVQRVCRPDRTFRGFQGQIEVGKIRVGDTVTSLPSNEKATVKGILRGDKNVEEAHAGEPVTISLDREVDVSRGCVLAKDTDIGSYKKIKASLLWMDDEPLSLGKDYLVKLGTKTIPGILTKIEYAIDVNTGAHQAAETLSKNGIAVVEIVFAEGIVVDLFEKHKTLGELILIDRVTHATSACGVVEGLFERQIATGEKAEFVQGERHGRGEIFEEFFYDTATLSVVKQQPVRQHYTVGDEIPTVGESYHYPDDFDIIILRDSTAVKVRGKRIAEITAADQYRYGNVPVINGRGFEIKVHSDEDVSQLLREYDEAEESRREEFFRKWAAFDTYRKVVIK, encoded by the coding sequence ATGAAAGGCTTATTGAAGTTTATTACGTGCGGCTCGGTGGACGATGGAAAGTCGACGCTCATCGGGCATATCCTTTACGATTCCAAGTTGCTTTACGCCGACCAGGAAAAGGCTCTGGAGCTTGACAGTAAAGTCGGTAGCCGCAGCGGAAAAATCGACTATTCCCTTTTGCTGGACGGCCTGATGGCCGAACGCGAGCAGGGCATTACCATCGATGTCGCGTACCGTTACTTTACGACGGACAATCGCAGCTTTATCGTGGCAGATACGCCGGGGCACGAGGAATACACCCGCAACATGGCGGTGGGAGCCTCTTTTGCGGACCTCTCCGTGATTCTTGTGGATGCCTCGCAGGGTGTTCTGGTGCAGACGCGCCGTCACGCCCGCATCTGTAAGCTCATGGGTATCCGCTACTTTGTCTTTGCCGTAAACAAGATGGATCTTGTAGGTTACAGCCAGGAACGCTTCGAAGAAATCCTGAAGCAAATCAACGAGCTAGCCAGCGAACTTTCGCTCCATAGCGTTTACGTGATTCCGCTTTCGGCAACCGAAGGCGACAACGTGACCGTGAAATCCAAGAACATTGCCTGGTACAAGGGCAAGGCTCTACTCGATTATCTCGAATCCATTGATATAGACGATACGCAGACGGAAGCGGGATTTTACCTGCCCGTGCAACGCGTGTGTCGCCCGGATCGCACGTTCCGTGGATTCCAAGGTCAAATCGAAGTGGGCAAAATTCGCGTGGGCGATACGGTTACGAGCCTCCCCAGCAACGAGAAAGCAACCGTCAAAGGAATCCTTCGCGGCGACAAGAACGTGGAAGAGGCTCACGCCGGTGAACCTGTGACTATTTCGCTAGACCGCGAAGTGGATGTTTCAAGGGGTTGCGTACTCGCTAAGGATACTGACATCGGGAGCTACAAGAAAATCAAGGCTTCGCTCTTGTGGATGGATGACGAACCGCTTTCGCTCGGCAAGGACTACCTTGTAAAACTCGGGACGAAAACGATTCCCGGAATACTCACTAAAATTGAGTATGCGATTGACGTAAACACGGGTGCCCACCAGGCTGCTGAAACACTCAGCAAGAACGGCATCGCAGTAGTCGAAATCGTGTTTGCCGAAGGAATTGTCGTAGACCTTTTCGAAAAGCACAAGACCCTAGGCGAACTGATTCTGATTGACCGCGTGACCCATGCAACATCGGCTTGTGGCGTCGTGGAAGGCCTTTTTGAAAGGCAGATTGCCACTGGCGAAAAGGCTGAATTCGTGCAGGGCGAACGTCATGGTCGTGGAGAAATCTTCGAAGAATTTTTCTACGATACGGCAACGCTTTCTGTGGTGAAGCAGCAGCCCGTAAGGCAGCACTACACCGTAGGTGACGAAATTCCTACCGTAGGCGAAAGCTACCACTATCCCGATGATTTCGACATCATCATTTTGCGCGACAGCACCGCCGTCAAGGTGCGTGGCAAGCGCATCGCCGAAATCACAGCAGCGGATCAGTACCGCTACGGAAATGTTCCTGTCATCAACGGACGCGGCTTTGAAATCAAAGTGCACTCCGACGAAGACGTATCGCAACTCCTCCGTGAATACGACGAAGCTGAAGAATCAAGGCGAGAAGAATTCTTCCGCAAGTGGGCCGCATTCGACACGTACCGAAAAGTTGTGATAAAGTAA
- the cysD gene encoding sulfate adenylyltransferase subunit CysD: MSEYSHLDELEAEAIYIIREVAAECEKPVMLYSIGKDSSVMLHLAMKAFYPEKPPFPFLHVNTTWKFREMIEFRDNIAKKLGIEMLEYINQDGVKQGINPFDHGAAYTDIMKTQALKQALNKYGFTAAFGGGRRDEEKSRAKERIFSFRNSAHAWDPKNQRPEMWKLYNTKINKGESIRVFPISNWTEKDIWQYIKREKIDIVPLYFAAPRPVVVRDGNIIMVDDERFPLREGETPEIKSVRFRTLGCYPLTGGIESTATTLDEIIDETLSAVSSERTSRVIDNEAAGSMERRKREGYF; this comes from the coding sequence TTGAGCGAATATTCTCACCTCGACGAACTGGAAGCCGAAGCCATTTACATCATCCGCGAAGTCGCAGCCGAATGCGAAAAGCCAGTGATGCTTTATTCCATCGGTAAAGACAGTTCTGTCATGCTACATTTAGCCATGAAGGCCTTTTATCCCGAAAAGCCGCCTTTCCCGTTCCTGCACGTGAACACCACGTGGAAGTTCCGCGAGATGATTGAGTTCCGCGACAATATCGCAAAAAAACTCGGCATCGAAATGCTGGAATACATCAACCAAGACGGCGTCAAGCAGGGCATCAACCCGTTTGACCATGGTGCTGCCTACACCGACATCATGAAAACGCAGGCCTTGAAGCAGGCCCTGAACAAGTACGGCTTTACCGCTGCATTTGGCGGCGGTCGCCGCGACGAAGAAAAGTCCCGCGCAAAGGAACGTATTTTCTCGTTCCGCAATTCCGCACACGCCTGGGATCCGAAAAACCAGCGCCCCGAAATGTGGAAACTTTACAACACCAAGATTAACAAGGGCGAAAGCATCCGCGTTTTCCCGATTTCCAACTGGACCGAAAAGGACATCTGGCAGTATATCAAGCGCGAAAAGATTGATATTGTTCCGCTGTACTTTGCGGCCCCGCGCCCGGTCGTGGTGCGCGATGGCAACATCATTATGGTGGACGACGAACGTTTCCCGCTGCGCGAAGGCGAAACTCCCGAAATCAAGTCGGTGCGTTTCCGCACACTGGGCTGTTACCCGCTCACGGGCGGTATCGAATCGACCGCCACGACGCTCGACGAAATCATTGATGAAACCCTGAGCGCTGTATCTTCGGAACGCACTTCCCGCGTGATTGACAACGAAGCCGCAGGCAGCATGGAACGCCGCAAGAGGGAGGGATATTTCTAA